TAATGGGGGAGGGGAAATGGGGAGAGGAGAATTGGGGGGGTGGTAGGGGTGGAAATGGGGGAGGGGAAGTAGGAAGGGGAGATCAGAGAGGGGAATTGGGGAGGGTGTCCcaaatgggggggaggggggcagaaCACAACTGTGGCGGGGCGGGTCAGGGGGGAGGGTGTCAGGGGAGAGGAGGATGTGAGTGGGGGGTACACCCCCCAATAATCTGtgtccctctccctctcctcccccccagtgctgctggctgatgGCCTGAGCCTGCTGGGGGCCTCCTCCCTGCACCCCAGCCTGGGGCCCCCCCAAGAGGAAGCCAATGGGGGGCACCCCCTGGGGGTCCCCCCTGCGGTCcccccagcagccacacagctggAGAGCAACTGAGGAGGGGGGTTGGGAGGCCCCCTGTGGTCTCCCTGCCCCAaaacctcccctcccccctcctacTACTTGATGGGGACCCCAGAATGcagccccccccccaaactAAGGCAAGGAGGATGTGGGGTGCCCCCAGCTCCTCTAGAGCCCCTCCCCAAAATGGGGTGCCCCCCCAACCCCTGATGGGGGGTGGGCAGGGCAGCTGTGACCCCTCCCACAGACCCTCAGGtgtccccccctgcccccagggTCTCCCCACAAGCCCCCCCCCATTTTTGGGGGCTTTGAgtgattccccccccccagccactCCCCCTCAACCCatgcccccccccagccccccccccttttccacCCCCTTTGGGCATCGCCCCCAGCCCTGGGAACCTCCTGgaagcccccccccccacacttTGGGACCCCCACCTCCTTCTCATATCATCCCCCAGAGTTGTCCTACCCCTCCCAGCCCTCACTTTTGGGGGCCTGCACCCCCTCAGGGCCCCCCCTCCTACCTCAGCCTGGCCCCCCCTCAGGGGAggccccccccccacccccccccgacCATGGTGCTGGGCTGACAATGCCCTCTCAGGGAGGGGCTGGgaccccctcctctccccccagaTCTGGGACCACCGAGGGAGTGCTGgaccccccagcccctccccacccactccccacccccacctccagGGCTCCTCTTTTGTCTGCTCcaccctgagcagccccaggggctccagAGAGCCTCTGTGGAGCGAGGGCCTTGTGCAAGGGCATCCTTGTGCAGGGGAATCCTTGTGCAAGGGCCTTGTGCAAAGCTGTTGTGCAAGAGCTATCTTTATGCAAGGGCATCATTGTGAAAGGCATCCTTGTGCAAGTCACACCCTCATGCAGGGGAATCCATGTGCAAGTGTCTTGTGCAAAGCTGTTGTGCAAGGGCATCCTCGTGCAAGGGCCTTGTGCAAGATTCTTGTGCAAGAGCTATTTTCATGCAAGGATATCATTGTGAAAGGCCATCCTTGTGCCAGTCACACCCTCATGCAGGGGAATCCACGTGCAATGGCCTTGTGCAAAGCCCTCGTGCAGCAGCCATCCTCGTGCAAAGGGCATCCTGATACAGGGGAATCCTTGTGCAAGGGTCATCTTCGTGCAAGAGCATCATTGTGAAAGGCCATGCTTGTGCAAGAGGCTTCACTGTACAAGAGACATCCTTGTGTAAGATTCATTCTTGTGCAATCCTTGTGCAAGGGCATCCTCATGCAAGAGCCATCCTCGTGCCAGTGCCTCGTGCAAGGTCCTTATGCAAGAGCCATCCTTGTGCAAGGAGCATCCTTATTCAAGATTTGTGCAACGGCATCCTCGTGCAAGGGCCAACCTTGTGCAAGGAGCATCCTTATCTAAGACTCTTGTGCAAGTGAATCCTCGTGCAAGAAAATGCTTGTGCAAGCACTGTAGTTGTGAAAGGCCATCCTTGTGCAAGGGGCATCCTCGTGCAAGAGCCACCCTCATGCCAGAGCCTCGTGCAAGGTCCATGTGCCAGAGGCAATCTTCCTGCAAACACCTGATGCAAGGCCCTGGTGTGCAAGAGCCTCTCCTGGTGCCCTTGCACGAGGGAAGGCCTCACACAAATGctaaggggggggaggggagagcccCAACCGCCGCTGTCCAGAGCCGCTGGGAGCCACACGCacaccccctgcccctcccccaccccgAGTTGGTGCTGTGCCCCCCTCCCCCTactgcccagcccctgccctgccttactgcccctctcccccttccctccctgcccccgaCATAAACCTGCTCCGAAGCCACCAAGGACTCAGCCTCTGCCCGGGGGGGGGAGATGGGGGGGAGACGACGAGGGGGGGATGGGGACATGAGGGGGAGATGGGgacacagggaggggatggggcacgggggaaggcagggaacaCGGTATGGGGGAGGGGACACGGGGGGGAGATGGGGACAcggggaggggatggggacaCGGGGAGGAGATGGGGACACGGGGGGGAGATGGGGACAcggggaggggatggggacaCGAAGGAAAGGCAGGGAACACGGTATGGGAGAGGGGACACGGCAGGGGGATGGGGACACGGGGGGAAGATGGGGAAACGGGGAGGGAATGGGGACACAAGGGAAAGGCAGGGAACACGGTATGGGGATGGGGACACGGTGCGGGAGATGGGGCAcggggaggggatggggacaggatggggggATGGGGCAcggggaggggatggggacaCAAGGGAAAGGCAGGGAACACGGTATGGGGGAGGGGACACGGCGGCGGGACACATGAGACTGACAGGAACGCCGGGGGGCCGCGGGGGCGCTCCTGGCCGTTCCGTGCGGAGCCTCCCGGGGCTGTAGTGACCGCGGGGAACCGCTGGGTGTCGCTGTGGCCGCTCTGGTAACCTCTCTATGCTCCGGGCCTCGCTCCTCCCCCAGATCCTCTCTATGGTCTCCGTTTACGACACTGCTCTCAGCTCCCCCACCCCACGAGAAGCTTTTACGTCAGCAGCGCTTGACGGCGCGGAAGCGTCGCGCTGGTTGCCGGGCGGCGCTTTACGGCCCGGCGATGGCGGAGGGAGAGCGGGCGGAGAGCGGtggcggccccggccccggccccggccccggccccggccccggccccggcccccgcccccgcccccgGCGGCCCCGAGAGACCTCCGAGCCCGAGCGCGGTGGAGAGGGCAGAGGCTCTCAAGGCCCAGGCCAACGAATTCTTCAAAGGTAGCGGCGGAGGCgctggggggggggcgggggctGCGGACACCGCGGGGGggagccagagaagggcagggggCACTAGGAGCGGGGGGGGGGcactgggagctggggggggcagtgggagggggtgccagggaggggcagggggcactggggggcgtgccagggaggggctggggggcacTAAAGGGGGGCACTGGGGGGGTCCCATCCACGCTGCTTCTGAGCTGGCACCCAGTGGGCACCCAGGGTTCACCTTGGAGTGGGGGTCAGGGGGTCACTGGCAACCCTCTAGCCGTGCCACCCACCctgctggtggtgcccagggagctgtggggttccagggagggcactgggcacaGTGGACACTAAGGGGTGGCACTGGGGGGGGTCCCATCCAAGCTGCCCTCTCAGAGCCCCTTTGAGGAGCTGGCACTGGGTGGGCACTGTGGGGCTGGCACATGGGGAGCTGGGTGGGCATGGGGGGTGccagggaggggttggggggcactgggggtCTGCCAAatggggggcactggggggTGGCATGGGGGGTGCCAGGGAGGGCGTTTGAGGAGGGTGGCAATGAAGGGTGGCACTGGGGGGGTCCCATCCGAGCTCCCTCTGGAGCTGGCACTCACTGGGCAGTGGGTAGGCACTGAGCAGTGCCAAGCAGGGTACTGGGGACAGTGGGCACTGAGGGGTGGCTCTGGGGGGGTCCCATGCCAGCTGCTCTCTCAGGGCCTCTTTGAGGAGCTGGCACTGGGTGGGCACTGTGGGGCTGGCACATGGGGAGCTGGATGGGCATGGGGGATGccagggaggggttggggggcactgggggtCTGCCAAATGGGGGGCACTGAGGGGTGGCTCTGGGGGGTGGCTCTGAGGGGTGGCACTGAGGGGTGGCTCTGGGGGATGGCTCTGGGGGGTCCAATCCAAGACTCTTCTGAGCTGGCACCCAGCTCTGGGCACCCAGGGTTGAGCCCGGGGGTGGTCAGGGGGTGCTGGCCCCCCCCCGGCCCTGCCACCCattctgctggcactgcccaggcaAGGATTACGAGCGGGCAGTGGAGCTGTACAGCAGAGCCATCCAATTGGACCCCTCCAATGCCATCTACTACGGCAACCGCAGCCTGGCACACCTGCGGGCAGAGAGCTATGGCTACGCCCTGGCTGATGCCAGCCGTGCCCTGCAGCTGGACAGCAGCTACACCAAGGGCTACTACCGCCGTGCCACCTGCCACATGGCACTGGGCAACTTCAAGGCTGCCCTCCGGGACTACGAGATGGTGAGCAGagggggcagggctggcactgccctggggGCTGCCTGGCTCCTTCTGCCTCTTAGAGGCACTTCCCTGGCAGCTCCTTGGCACCTCCTGGCTCTTAAGGGCACCTCCCTGGTGCctgattctgcccctggggctCTGGGAGCTCCTTGGCACCACCTGGGTGTTAGtggcacctccctggcagctccTTGGCACCACCCTGGGGGCTCCCTGGCACCTCCCGGGTTCCAGATTCTGCCTCTGGTGCTCTGGGAGCTCCTTGGCACCTCCCTGGTGCCATCCTATTCCTCTCCTGTCACCCCAAGGGTGCCCCTGGTGCTCTCCTTGATCTCTCCTCCTCTTGTTCCTTCTCCCCTGaacctttcttctctcttcctctgtcccagggagctgcaggtggtggtgcccagggctgtgcccagctgcccagagctctgcccagggccatgcccagggctgtgcccaggacTGTGCCTAGAGCCATGCCCAGCTGCCAGGGTTGTGCCTAGCTacccagggctgtgtccagggCTGTGCCgaggtgccagggctgtgcccatggcagtgcTCATTGCTGTATCTGGGGCTGTCCCCATGGCAGTGCCCATGGCTGTACTCATGGTTGTGCTcatggcagtgcccttggcTGTCCCTGTGGCAGTCCCCCTGTCAGTGCCCTGTCTGTGCCCATGCCTGCCCCCATGGCAGTGCCCATGGCAGTCCCCATGGCTGCACCTCTGGCAGTGCCCCGTCTCTCCCCGTGCCCGTGCCCTGTCCGTGCCCATCCGCTGCCCGTGCCGCAGGTGGTGAAGGTGCGGCCGCAGGACCGCGACGCGAAGCTCAAGTACCAGGAGTGCCAGCGGGTGGTGAGGCAGAAAGCCTTCGAGAGGGCAATCGCCAGCGACCTCAGCAGGAGGTCTGTGGTGGACAGCCTGGACATCGAGGGCATGGGTGAgcccccctggcacagccctggcacagccctggcacccaCACGCCCTGGCGCCCATCACCCCTCTGGCACCCATCACCCCCCCAGCACCCATCACCCCCCCGGCACCCatcaccccccagcacccatcaccccccagcacccatcACCCCTCTGGCACCCACACCCCCCGGCACCCATCACCCCCCGGCACCCATCACCCCTCTGGCACCCATCACCCTCTGGCACCCATCACCCCTCTGGCACCCATCACCCCTCTGGCACCCACACCCTCTGGCACCCATCACCCCTCTGGCACCCATCACCCCCCGGCACCCATCACCCCTCTGGCACCCATCACGCCCCAGCACCCATCACCCCTCGGCACCCATCACCCCTCTGGCACCCACACCCCCCGGCACCCATCACCCCTCGGCACCCatcaccccccagcacccatcACCCCTCGGCACCCATCACCCCTCGGCACCCATCACCCCTCTGGCACCCATCACCCCCCTGGCACCCATCACCCCCAGGCACCCATCACCCTCTGGCACCCATCACCCCCTggcacccacccccaccctggcACCCCCAAAATGTACTCAGGCACCCCGAGAGTGCTCTCCCTGGTGCCAGCCTGGACATGGAGGCAGTGGGTGAGGGACTCTCAGAATGTACCCCAGGGACCCCCAACATGCCCTAAGACCCCCAAACAGGACCCTGGGGACCCCCAAGGTACCTTAGGGACCCCCAAATCAGACCCTAGGCACCACCCAACCCAAAGAACCCAACCAGGGACCCCCAAAAGCGTCCCAAGCAGTTGGTGGTGGAGAGCCTGAGCATGGGTGAGGGACCCCCAGAATGCACCCCAGGGACCCCCAGAATATACCCCAGGGACCCCCAAACCAGACCCTGGGGACCCCCAGTATAGAGCCAGGGACCACGAGAACCTACCCAAGGACCTCCAGAACCCAACCAGgaacccccaaacccacccagGGGTCTCTGAAACCCTCCTAAGGACCATCAGAGGTGATCAGAACACACCCAGGGACCCCAAAAGCCACCCAAGGACCACCCAATCCCAACTATCTCCGGAACCCAACCAGTGACCCCCCAGGACCCCTTAGGGACCTCCAGAACACACCCAGGGACCCCCAGAGCCACCCAAGGACTTCGAGAACCCACCCAGGGACCATCAAAACCTAACTAGGGACCACCCAAAGCTCTCTTGGGACCACCAAAACCTCGCTAGGGACCTCCAGAACCCAACCAGGGACCACCAAAAGCCTCCCaaggaccttcagaggtcctcaGAAGACACCCAGGGACCCCCTCCAAAGCTAACCAGGAGCTCCAGAAGCCACCTAGGGACCCCCAAAAGCCACCCAGGGACCATCAAAAGTCCTCAGAAGCCACCCAGGAAGGTCTTAGAGCCACCATGAAGGCTTCCTTGTCCATAACTGACGTCTTGGTGGCGTCTTGGTGTCTTCTTTGTCCATGAGTGATCTCTTAGTGGGTCCTTGGTGCCGTCCTTGTCCCCAGTTGTACTCCTGAGAGTCTTTGGTGCTTCTTTGGTGGTCTTCATGTCCCCTTGGTGTCCTCTTGGTTTCTTCCTTGTCCCTAAGTGGCCTCTTGGTGCCTTCTTGATGGTCTCCCTGACCCAAAGAGTCCCCTGGGTTTCTCCAGGTGTCCCCAAGTGTCCCAGGGATGTCCCCTGGGTGTCCCCAGGGTGTCCCCAAGTGTCCCCTGGCTGTCCTGAGGGTGTCCCCAAGTGTCCCCTGATGTCCCCAAGTGTCCCCTGGTTGTCCCCAAGTGCCTCTGGCTGTCCTCAGGTGTCCCCAGGTGTCCCCAGGGTGCCCCCCTGGATGTCCCCAAGTGTCCCCAGGTGTCTCCCAAGTGTCTCTTCCATGTCCCCTGGCTGTCCCCAAGTGTAccctctggtgtccccagtgtcccctctgtgtccctgcagccatTGAGGATGAGTACAGTGGCCCCAAGCTGGAGGGTGGCAAAGTGACCTTGGCCTTCATGAAGGAGCTGATGGAGTGGTACAAGGAGCAGAAGAAGCTGCACAGGAAATGTGCCTACCAGGTGCCCCCAAGTGTCCCCAAGTGTCCCCCACCCCCTACTCTGTTCTTGTTCCCCTCCCCTTGACCTCCCTCTTCTTTCTGTCCCCCTCCAGATCCTGGTGCAGGTCAAGGAAGTCCTCTCCAAGCTTCCAACCTTGATTGAAACCACCTTGAAGGAGGTGAtgtccccacccccccccccggctCTGTGGTGGCCCTAGGGGGGGCCTGGCTGTCCCCAGGGGGTGGTGACAGTGTGTCCCTGGTGTGCCCTGTGCAGACAGAGCAGGTGACAGTGTGTGGGGACACCCATGGGCAGTTCTATGACCTCCTCAACATCTTCCACCTCAACGGGCTGCCGTCCGAGGACAACCCCTACGTATCCACAGCcacagggcaggctgggctggcagggggaggggaaggaggggacacagccccCAAGGGGGGCCCCTGgcagctgcttttcctcagcTCCGCCTCAGATCTTCAATGGAGACTTCGTGGACCGCGGCTCCTTCTCCGTCGAGGTCATCCTCACCCTCTTCGGCTTCAAGCTTCTCTACCCTGACCACTTCCACCTGCTGAGGGGTGAGCAGGCCACCAGGGGCACACTCCTGgtccccacagcccccagcccccctccTGTGTGCTTTGTCCCTTCCCTGTGTCCTTTGTCCTCTCCCTGTGTCCtttgtcccctccctgtcccattCTCATTCTCTGGCTCCCACCTgctctcccctgcagtgagcagagagggCCACCAGGGGGCGCAGCTCTAtggccccagggctcccagaatccctcctgtgtcccctgtCCCCCTGGCAGTGCCCCTGGCAGTGTGCTTGGTagtctctctgtctctatcaGTGTCCTTGGTACTGTCTCTGTCCCCTTGGCACTGCCAGTGTCCCCTGGCCATGTTCCTGTGTCCCTGGCAGTGCTCCTGTGTCTCTATCACTGTCCCTGGCATTCTTCCTATCCCCCTGGCAATGCCTCTGGCTCTGTCCCTATCCCCCTGTCAGTCTCCACATTCCCCTGGCAATGCCCCAGTCCCCCTGACAATGCCATTTTCCCCCTGGCACTGTCCCTGTCCCCCTGGCAgtggctggcagtgccctggcagtggctggcagtgccctgtgCCCACAGGGAACCATGAGACAGAGACCATGAACCAGATCTATGGCTTCGAGGGGGAGGTGAAGGCCAAGTACACAGCACAGATGTTTGC
This genomic stretch from Indicator indicator isolate 239-I01 unplaced genomic scaffold, UM_Iind_1.1 iindUn_scaffold_147, whole genome shotgun sequence harbors:
- the PPP5C gene encoding serine/threonine-protein phosphatase 5, with product MAEGERAESGGGPPSPSAVERAEALKAQANEFFKGKDYERAVELYSRAIQLDPSNAIYYGNRSLAHLRAESYGYALADASRALQLDSSYTKGYYRRATCHMALGNFKAALRDYEMVVKVRPQDRDAKLKYQECQRVVRQKAFERAIASDLSRRSVVDSLDIEGMAIEDEYSGPKLEGGKVTLAFMKELMEWYKEQKKLHRKCAYQILVQVKEVLSKLPTLIETTLKETEQVTVCGDTHGQFYDLLNIFHLNGLPSEDNPYIFNGDFVDRGSFSVEVILTLFGFKLLYPDHFHLLRGNHETETMNQIYGFEGEVKAKYTAQMFALFSEVFEWLPLAQCINGRVLIMHGGLFSEDGVTLEDIRRIQRNRQPPDSGPMCDLLWSDPQPQNGRSVSKRGVSCQFGPDVTKSFLERNSLDYIIRSHEVKAEGYEVAHEGKCVTVFSAPNYCDQMGNKGSYIHLRGSDLRPNFHQFTAVPHPNVKPMMYANTLLQLGMM